ATTATTGTACTTAGCAAGAGCAATAActgaaaacaatgcaaaaaaaacaacaagagcaTAAACTAGGATCTATCTTTaacagttaaaaacaaaacatagcaAACAAAGTGAGGGGTGGACAATACTTCATTACTAgacttaagtattattttggtGTACTTGAGTAGTATTAAAACTTAATACTTGTATTCTCAGTTACATttccaaaaagaaaaacttgAAGATGAGCACACCTGGTCCTACCTCAGTCAAATGTTTCAAAGTGCCAGAGTACACAAAGTCTCGTATAAAACGAGGCTTCTCCTTTTGGCTCTACCTgatttgaaaaagcatgttgagCGTGTGAAGCTTTGTCAATTGGCTAATGTTAACTGGCTGTTATTTTGACTAAAGGTAGGTGTTTACAttgctaatgccaggttagactagcattgactaaaatggatataaaaagctTACACACCTCTgtaaaaatggcaggttttagtgatggaaaaaaaaaatgaaaccaagttaAACCATAGCagaacctttttcacctttattgtgaaatcaagtgacaaaaacaaacaaatcttttatggggaaaaagaaaaataaaaaacttccaatacccagcttgcataagtgtgcacaaccttttataattgggaaagtggcagtgttcagaatacacctgccatcaattaatgTGACTGATTACCCTCAAATAAAGTACATCTGTTCCtgtaggattttcctgacaccATCTTGGTACCATCCAAATGGAAACGCCATGGGCTGCAatgagcttacaaagcaggtatgGGATTTCATTGTTGAAACATATCAGGAAACATCTCATTtcaaggcattggatataccatccaatctcttggtgaggtcatataAATCACATGGGTTTTTATTCCACTCCTATGCAGATGACACTCAACTCCGCTCTCCTTCCCCTCCCTCAGACACTCATGTTTACGCTCAGCATCTCTGGCTGACGTCTCATCGTGGATGggagctcatcagctgaaacgtAATCCCAGCTAAACTGAGctgctgttcatcccaggtgattcGTTCCCATACCAGGATCTCTCTGGACAACTCTCAGATCTCACCTTTGGTCACTGCGCACAACCCTGCGGTAACCACGGtcaatcaactgtccttttcctctcacactgctaatctgacacgctcgtatcgatttctcctttacaacatcagaaggattcgtcTAACCCATTTCTATAcacacaggccactcaggtgcttgttcagtcccttgtcattCCTGTTCCTTGACCTAGTGAATCAGTATCGGGATGTaattattgatagagacttcaaagcacttctgtaagtcgctctggataagagcgtttgccaaatgccataaacgtaaatgtaccacacaacactgtaaagacaataaccAACAAGTGGAGTAAACGTGGCACAACAGTGGCTTTACTAAGAACAGGaagtccctctaaaattgatgagaagaccAGGAGAAAACtcatcagggaggctgccaagaggcctacagcaacattaaaagaattgcagcaatttctggcaagtcctggttgctccctacatgttATGATCTGATGAGgccaaagttgaactttttggccataataccaaaagatatgtttggcgcAAAACGAAAAATACAGCACATCACCATCAGTAgcaaaaagaacaccatccccatggcaaagcatggtggtggctgtATCATGCTCTGAAgctgcatttcttcagctggaactggtgCTTTAagcagggtggagggaataatgaacaGTTCTAAATACCAGTCAATATTGGCtcaaaaccttaaggcttctgctaaaacacttaaaatgaagaggaatttcacctttcagcatgacaacgacccgaagcaaacctccagatcaacaaataattaggcttcaccaaaacaagatcAAGGTTTGGGAATGGCCCAGCCAAAGTCCAGATCTAAATCCAACTGAAAATCTGTGCGGGGAGCTGAAGAGAGCTGTACACAGCAAATACCCAACCAATTTGACCGTGTTAGAAttcttttgcaaggaagaatggcaaaatattactaagccaagatgtgccaaactcgcatgaaaaataaaaaatgtaaaataacccggttgcataagtgtgcacacccctaaactaacacttagttgaagcacctttacattttattacagcatTCAATCATTTTGggtaagtattagtttagggatgtgcacacttatgcaaccgggttattctacatttatttttcatcccccccccaaaaatgattcttattgtttttcactttaatttatagGTTGCAACTTGACTGCAAtaaaaggtagaaaaggttctgacgtGATCTATcttggtttgatttttttttttttacatcataaaaccctgccattttaacagcagTGTTTAGACCtcttatatccactgtaaagGTCcaattctagctaatggtaaacATATGCACACTTACAGAGACAGTATGATGCTTTCAAGCAAAAATTACATAGTTTCtatagaaaaaaaccccatcatgTAACAATTTTAGCTATAAAAACATGACTAACTTGATTTCTTGCATTAAAaaccatttactttttaatgatTGAACACATAAAGTgggaacttttttttactttcactttagtGAATATTTTGGCTGGACActtgcacttttatttttacttttccactttagtataatttctcagtatttTGTCCACCCCTGGGCAGGAAGGTATGGGTCATCGTGTTACCTTTTCCATGTACTGAGAGCAGTTGGACTCCTGCTGTAGGTTGGCGGCTTCTTGTTTGTAATACTCTCCTGTTTTTGTCAGAAACGGCCCTTCAAAAATCTCCTGATAAAACTAAAACACAGGGAATGGTTCTCATGTGGGTCACGTGTGCAGATACTTTCAGTTTTGTGTTATTTGGAATGCTATACAGTGTAAAAGCAAGCTATTTCAGATTCGTTAGTCTTTTATATCACGTGAGTGCACAGTTCATAAACTGTAAACATATCCAAATATCACAGAAACATGTAGTCCTGTATGAAACCTCACCAGGACACAATGCTCTAACTATAGAAGTGTTATTTCACAGGTACTCACCTTTAGAGGAAACGTTTTCTTGTATTGTTCAACATGAACAAAGGAGTTGATAACCCCGTGGATTACTTTCTGATTCGGATTCTCCCCACACCGATCACTAGGAACATTTTAACTCAGTATTACAAAAATACTCCTCGCTCAGACTGAAACTAAATCAGTGCATAATAGAGAAGCAGTTCATCAAGATGAGACGGACAATATTAGCTCATAAACGAAACACAAAAGGAGTAAAAGGCGATATCGACTCTGTCTGATGCTTTAACCTACTTTTTGATTTCTTTCAAAAGCATTCGGATCAACACGGCTTGAAGAGGCTCAATCATCAGTTTCCTCCACATATCAAGTGCAAGCTGGAAATGTCAAACACAATCATCataattttgaataaaaaaaataataatttggggTATAAGAATGGATTTACACCTTATTTGGATTATCTGGATAGAAAATATAAACTCAGAAACGTCTATATAATTGCACTCgagatgctaaaaaaaatactgcaggATATCCGAGATGCCTTAGATACTTGTGCAAGAAATTAAACACTTGAGggatgtgctgttttaggaaaataatcaacaacagggtggtgtgagaGGCGTTTCCAAGGTTGATTATTATCTATTCCTCCTAACAGCATGTATAAGGCATAAAGCATGTATATACAGTCAATgaacactttaataggaacactacAGGGTCGGGCTCAGACTGGGGCGGGCCTCACTTTGCTGTcaaaacagcttcaattcttcatggcattggattccacaagacgttggaaacattcctttgagattctggaccatgttgacatgattacataacacaattcctgcagatttcgCAGGTGCACActgcgaatctcccgttctacaaCATCCCTACTGGAGTCACATCCGGtcactcattgtcatgttcaggAAACTAGTTTGaaacgacttttgctttgtgacatggtgcattatcatgccggaagtagccattagaagatgggtaaactgtggccatgaagggatgcacatgatcagcaacaatactcaactACACTGTGGCATTAAAGcattgattgattggtattaacgggtCCAAAGTGTGCTAAGAAATCATTCCCcgcaccattacaccacctccaccagcctggactgttgacacaaggcaggttgggtccatggattcatgatGTTGGTGCAAAATTCTGactctaccatctgtgtgcctcagcagaaatcaggattcatcagaccaggctatgtttttctAGTCTTCACGTGTCCGGTTTTGCTGAGCCTGTGCTCACTGCatcctcagctttctgttctttgcTGACAGAAGTGAAACCccacatggtcttctgctgttgtagctcatccacctcaaggttcgacgtgttgtgcattctgagatgcctttctgctcaccacaattgtacagagtggttaacTGAGTTAAAATTACCTGAGGCTGCCCACCCGTATCTGCACGATTTTATGTagtgcactgctgccacatgattggctgattagataattgcatgaacgaggagctgttcctaataaagtgttcgatgagtgtatttatttggatatataataattaaacatgtaCGTTTCCACAATCTGCTCCCATCTACCATCATTTCCTTCTTGATTTGTAGactgcaaataaaaatacatctgCCACCAGGCGTAGTGCTTTATTTAAACCGTATAAAACCGTAGGTGTGTGCTTCTAATCATGGCTGTAGTGGACACCTTCCTCTtaggaaataataaataaataaataaacgagcaAATCTGGGATTTCCAATGGCGCAATCATTTTTTGCACAGAATAGAAAAACAAGGAACAAGACAGGAAGATGATTGTCAAACGTTAAGAGCTGATTTGCATGGTATGCACAATATagcaatcagatttcagaaatcgaacaaaacacaaacaaacgcGGTTAAAAATCGAACCCAGATACCAGACACGTGACCTTGCGGTGTCTATGCCAAGTCTAAATtcctgaaaacaaatgaattgagTCATTTGGCACTGAACAACGTGTAATCTGGAACTCTACGTCACTTCTGCATTCTTCAAACGAGTCGAACGTAACAGCTTTACCGGAGTGCAGTAGTTTGTCTTTGGGTGAGTGAGTGTTTCTGTACCTCTCCGATCTCCATCAGTGGTTCGTTCATATCGACTCCTCCGTAGCTGTACTGCAGACCTGCCACGGTCAGTTTGTTCTCTTTTATAAACTGCGCATTGAGGTAcctaatgggaaaaaaaaaaataaataaaaaatcactatATGAACAGCAGCAAACGAACACAAACATCCCACAACAATATCCTGCATCCCACAACATCTGCGTCAAACGGCGATGATGGAAGATAACAATTCCAGAGAAACTATGAGCCACTAATGAGCAATATTTTTTAGAAGACGTTTCGCTCCGTGCGAGTCACAATGCCAGAACTCACAGCTCAGTGAAGTGACCTTAATACAACTTTTTGCCAAAAATTTCATTTACACAGTTTCCCTCTTGTCCAAAATATGTTTAGCTGTAAAGTTTGCTTTGTGTTTACTTTCAGTGATTAAAAAGGGTTCATTGCTATGCCAGCTAACCATGGCTATTTTCATGATGAGGAACAggttaaaatgaaaaaggagGATCTTCACCCGTTCGAGTGGCCTATTTGGCAGCGGGTGTAGATGATACAGTCCGAGCGATTATCCGAGTAGAAACAATGTTTTCTACCAACAACAGAAATCACTGGAAGACTGAAGGAAAGAAGCCTATGTTTCCATGGCAACCACTCAACCAATAAAACGACCCAATGTTAAGcctttaattaaatgtaaagacGTTACAAATGAAGCGAACTGTACATCGTGTAACGTGTCGGTTTACAGTAAGCTATGCTCTAGAAAAGAAAAGGTTTCTCTCTACGCACCGATATAAGCAGTCCATGTAGTCAGCACCCTTACTGTACTCCTCCCAGTATCTATGATACATCAGCAGCACTTTCTCCTCAGACTCCAGCACTTTCTGCAAACACAGACAAGGCCGTCTCGTCGGTGGTGGAGTAGTGACAAGTAAATGATGAGTAAACGAACAGGAGATAAACGTTATTACTACAGGCACACGTGATGAAGTCTAACGTTAGTCCTTACCTTATATAGTTGACGGACATGATTTTCCAGAAACACTTTAGTCTCCGTGTATAGCCGTTCACCCAGGGGTTCTGGGTATGCGACACACAACGCGTAAATATCACTGAGACCTGCGGTTAAAGAAACTTTACAGGATCACAGTCAGAATCTAGAACATTTGGTAGGATTAGCGTTATTTGCTCCTAAGATCTTTAACCGCGCAGTAAAATCCCCCAGCGTGAAATTAACTCGCTTTACGTGTGTTCAGAATAAGAGTTAAAGGACCACCCCAAGCTTTTCTATGCTCTGGCTACCGCATCGGTGTAATAACCACATACAGTTCTGATGTTTTCCCGTTCCACttaccagtccctccaggatttcacgcaaaatcaagcaaacgccacaatattcggaggagcctGCGATTTCTCACTATTACCGCGGGTTCGAGCCGAGACGTGTGatgttcagccaaagccctcttcgattcatgtgcatcgaacatgagtgcAGTTAAAAGTTCTCGTTTATGGACAAACGTCACTGAGACACAATtttttgcaattgcaatttcaccaattcgagcagttttctgcaaaaaaagacaaatcacacacacaaaatctataAAAACCTGTACAGACTGACTTATAACAAGAGTCTAAGGGCAGATAATTGGGGCAGTTGTACTACATTTATGCATgatatgtatttttgtaggaGACTGGGTAATTCTTAGTTAAGATATTTGAAAATGAAGCTCTAAATACTTATTAGAATTTGTCCCTTTTGGTGACCGCATTTTTCGGAAAGTGCTTTAGTCTTTTCCTGATTGTGCACAGATACTACAAAAACTTCTGGGTGTTACAGTACAGGGCTTTGAGACAGGAAATAAACCCACGAGGAGGCAGGAAACCAGATCTAAACATAAAATTCTAACTCAAGCAAAGAGCGTGAAGCTTAACACAAACAGTTCTCCTTTAACTATAACCAAGACGGGAAACAATCCTCTAACAATGGCAGGAACACATCTAATGAAAGCTTGAACATCTCATCTAACTAGAGCAGGAACATCTCAGTTGACTAGAACAGGAACATCTCAGTTGACTAGAACAGGAACAACTCATTTAACTATAGCATGGCATAAGCACTCTTATCTAGGGCATGGCATCAACATCATTATCTATGACAGGACTTAAACTTTCTTGACTACGACAGGATACAAACACTCAACTACGACAGGGTTTAAACTAAGTAACAGGAAAACAGTCAGAGCATGGcaacatcacaacctggcaccattatacattccgtCGTCTTTTCTGTTATTCCAAACTCCTCTTTACTTTACTTGGCTTGACGTTACTTGGCTTTACGGGACGGGAATTTATTTCAACACTTTCACACTTTAATGCTTTAATGCCGCGGGGTTTAAATAAACAGTCTCTTGATTGCCGACAGCTGGCGACACTTCACCCAGCTTTACTGTCCATGCGCCCCTCAATCATGTGCACGTGCACGTTCTCAAGCTGCTCGTGCACGCTGTCGCCACAGCACCATCTGCCGGCGGTACCATAACAACTGGATAAGTAACTGGAATGATTTTTGACTGTGTTCTTCCTGGGCACCAATCGGCATGGCAGGTAGTGCTGCTGCCTCCacgttcgatcctgagctcgggttactgtgtgtgtggagtttcgtGGAAAGTTATTTCCacgtctgtgtgggtttcccagatggatgtatgaatgaatgaatgaatgaatgaatgaatgtattgctttcatgtttaaatgtacatttgaaACTTATACTAACTGTAAtggttgtatttttaaatttgcgctacatacactaccggtcaaaagtttagacacactcattctttatttatttatttatttccacattttagaataataataaagtcatcaaaactctggagtaacacaaatggaactatgggaattatgttgtgataaaaaaaaatccaaaataaatcaaaataatttagtattttagcatcttcaaaatagacgccctttttgtctagaatttccagaaatgtattctcagcattttctcgaccgatttcttgaggaatttccctgagatattaatactttttaaacagtattaaaggagttcacaccgatgctggacacttatctgatgcttttctgaatatttcgctccgaatcatccattaaaaaatttttttttttgtaaataaaatgttagttttctaatgaaagaaattaatatgtcggcacaattatatttttgtctacaacactgatttcaaacatttaatcatacagcttcagatcaaaaggcttttaacatcatgagaaacatttcagtcaagtgtccacaaacttttgactggtagtgtacttGTTTGTAACTTAATAAACTGCCATTAGCCTTCAATTATCAGCACAAGGGAAACATGCCAAAATTATTCTCTGTCAGTAGAGATAAAAAAGTAAACTTTGTAAAGTAGACTGTGTCTCTAAGCTCCTAAAGCATTTATCACACCAAACCGAGCGTAGCCTGTCCCCAGGCTCGTCTGTGAAAGGATACGAGAAGCGGTCATTCCACGTAGCTCTCTCTACGTAATCCAGCATCACCACCGCCTTGATGGTGGTTAGCAGCTTGTTCCAGGTCTCATCAAAATCCACCACCCGTGGCATTAAGGACATCGTGCAGCTCCCACTGCAAACTGCTGGAACAGCAAAGGAAGAGGTCATAAAATGCAAACCATCGATCATCCAATATACAACGGCGATACAATCACTAACCTCAGGAGTGGTGGTGATGATTTCTTACAAAACAACCACTAACTACATGACGAATGATCACACGGTGAAGGACACGGAGTGAGTTTCCAGAACTGGGGACATTATTACCATGGAGATATCAAAGATTAAAACATCTAAACAGAGACTAAACACGATGCCACTCAGTTTAACGTTCCCATGAAATGGCAGGAGAGCGGTGATTTGATTCCCTGTGTTGGTgtatttccttttgaaacaggaagtcagaatgACAGCGAGATTTACACACGATACATAAACGCCACACATCACTGCCAACTCTTTGAATATGGAGAACAGAGAAGAGGTTAACGAGAGGCTTTATTTATGTCAGAGGAGGAGGATTCCTCACCGCCACACCGATTTAGTTAAACGAGAACGAGATACTGGAAACGAAGACACCGTGTGATTTTGGAGTCGCCGTACACGTGTGAGGTCGAAGGTCAGTGGCACAGATGGTGACGGAGAGGTTCAGGGTCGTCAGCGGAAACCATCCGAATTACCCTGAAGGTGCGTTCACACATGCAACCATTTTATCGCTGCactatgaagtcgccagtaggcTTTTCTACTACTGGTTGCCGTAGTAACATAGATCAGTGGGTGGCGCAACTAGCATtgcaacaaaccagttttcttgccgctAAAACGAAACCTTCTGGAAGGAGAGTGTTTGTATAAAAAATACACCAGGGTATATATGTGCATCATATTGTACGAGATGGAAATACAGCATATGCTCTTTGCCATCGCGGACATCTATATATCGCTGGAAGTCGCCGGCTTTCGTTGGAAAAGAACGGTGTGCGGTCACTTTGTCAATGCGAGTCGCTGTGGCTTTAGTGTTGGAGAAACCCTGAAGACATGTAAAGATGGACTCTGGACGTTCCGGCATCGAACAGCTCCAagttagggggaaaaaaggggtcCGTCATGTCAACTCCACCTCACACAATTCTACAATCGTGAAACTAAAGAATGATTTGTTTCTCCACCGAATAATGGTCGGAAAAGGAaatggctgtgtcccaaaccgcatacttacctactatatagtcggtgaaaagcagtacaccagGGGTGTAGTAGCTATGTCCGAATTCTATGCaagaaacagtaggcgagatATACCCGGATGGTGTACTGCTTCCCGGCGAGATTGTGCAGTATGCAACCAATGCACACTACACGAGTCAaacaatcccataatgcaacgggactggtgcagATGAgctcagaaaaataaataaataaataaacgcagaAGACagcgtcggctctttttaaacaggacttgtttaacaaaaCCCGAATAAACTGTTAACTggtttaagatttttgtgtttatgatgatgtcgaaggtcacatgacaatgctaacATGGTGGATGTAGTGTGTCCAGAATTGTAGtcataacaaacacacacacacacactgactagtgcgtactgtcacagtatgtgatttcggacgcagcccatgtGTGAAGATGCACGGCTGAACCATGTTTGCTGTGAAGGAGCGGATACTGTAGATCAAGCCCCTCCCTCCAGGGGCAGGGGAGAGTAGGGGAGGCGGAACATACAGCTCTAGAGAGCATTAAATTGGATGAAAACAAGCCTAGTACATggtgaatcatgtaaaaacgTTAATCATTTTCCTGTAATTGAGCTATAAAATGTAAAgcaaatctccaaaactacatgTGTTGCTGTATATAGACCATGTATAGACCATGATATTGGTCTTGAGAgctgtgatattttattttctgatgcATGTAAAGGAGAAGGATTTATcagaaaacctgactgaagtgAAATACAGCTCAAAGCAAAGTGTGTTAACGCTTGCACCAGgcacaaatatacagtaatgagagagttattattataatcatcaGTGGTGAAAATTATTTTGTGACTCTTTACGACACCAGGCGCATATTTACGTTACGCTACAACTCAACTAGCAAACCAACTGTACACAGGCCCGGCTAGTTAGCTACACAGCTTAGCTTTAACGGTTCTGCCGTTCAGTTTTGGTTTGAAAATGCTCGACTTAACATAGTAAGCAGAGCACTTTGAATGTTTCTTGAAAATAAAGCCGAAGGCCCGCACTCTGCTGTTTCAGTCCAGCCCGTGGACTCAGAGCCGTGTTG
This Ictalurus furcatus strain D&B chromosome 1, Billie_1.0, whole genome shotgun sequence DNA region includes the following protein-coding sequences:
- the LOC128614582 gene encoding cullin-2-like, whose product is MSLMPRVVDFDETWNKLLTTIKAVVMLDYVERATWNDRFSDIYALCVAYPEPLGERLYTETKVFLENHVRQLYKKVLESEEKVLLMYHRYWEEYSKGADYMDCLYRYLNAQFIKENKLTVAGLQYSYGGVDMNEPLMEIGELALDMWRKLMIEPLQAVLIRMLLKEIKNDRCGENPNQKVIHGVINSFVHVEQYKKTFPLKFYQEIFEGPFLTKTGEYYKQEAANLQQESNCSQYMEKVLGRLKDEEVRCRKYLHPSSYAKVIHECQQRMVADHLQTQSRLGCNIQ